TCTCAGTTTATCAATCTCAACCTTTACTTGGCGCGATTTCGCCTCCCATTTTCGCACCGCCTCTCCATCCAGCAAGGCCCCAATTTTCTCGAGAAACAAGGCCTTGAGCCTCCCTTCGAGCTCCTGTTTAGCGTCGGGCCCGGCGGCGATCGACGACGCGAGCTCCGGCGAGAACGGGTGCGCGCCGGAGAGGCGGGACTCCCAGAGATGCAGGGCCGCGTCGCGCGCGTCCTCCCACCGCTCGAAGTAGAGCGCGGCCGCCGCGTCGCCAGCCTCGTAGAAGGTCGAATTGGCGGGCTCGGGGCGGCAGCCGGCGACCAGGGCGCGGGGTCCGGCCTGGCGGTGGCGGGGCCGGGGCGGGGGCGgggccgccgccgcggcggggAGGGGGAGGTGGTGGCGGAGGCGGAGCTCGACGATGAAGCAGGGCGGCGGGGGCGGTCGACGGGGCGGTAGTGGAGGTGGGGGCagaagggagggggagggggcggCGGTTCGACGGGAAGAGGCGGGGGCGGAAGGGCGCGGCGGCCCCGTACGGCGGCGGGTGGCGGTGGTGCCGGACGTCGGAGGCGATCGACGATTGGCTCATGGCATCGGAGGAAaaacctagagagagaaagctcgGCTTCtcgcacactctctctctctctctctctcacacactcAAGAGTCGAGCTTttgctgtagagagagagagagagaaacagaggacAGAGAAAACAGAGACGGAGAGATGCCGGGAAGTGACGAGACGCGACGAGACAGTTtggatatctctctctctcctcgaaagtttcgatttttatattcactgtttttttttttttttttttaggttttccTCCTTCCTCACTTCTCCAGagcaaaaaaattgaacttttttttgggtcaggaAGAAAAATTGTGGATTTTGCACAATTTGAGAGATAGGAAAAGAGCTCTGCATGTTCATCTCATTTGTTAAGGGAAGATATGGAGGAAAAATAGCATATTTGAGGTGTTCATATTCAAAACAAGCTTAGTATCAGCACTTTGGTTAGGCATAAAGCTTGCTAATATTATTTGATGAGTCTTTCGACGGTGTCGGTGAGGTGCATTAAAGAGTAGACGATGCCAGTGAGTGAAagtgaaaggaagagagaaagaacgGGCTTGATAATTAAATGATCGAATTATAGGTATCGGATGATCGTCGTGTCAATTCTGACGATTAATTAATgcatgaaatgattgaaaacgagagtatttttaaaaaatgtttattaAAAGAGGATTATGCCCTCGACTCATGGAAGAAATTTGAAATGTTTAGCTGAAACTTAAGGTGATATTTGGAAGTACTCTATATcggtcgatttttttttttttttggcattaattaattatttacgTATTCGCATCCAATTTTTGTAATTCCACGGTGTCATTTTTAagcctttttttctccttttatctaaattgcatatattctttcattcttttggTTGGActgtgatttttctttctttatttttcggttaattagttttttctcttttttaatattattttttccatttttacaaaaattaattataaaagtgagatttcattcaaaaaataaaaatatatttttacccTTAAGAGTCATAAGCATTGCAAATGCTGGTGGAAATTGAGGGAGGATTGTGGAATGGTTGAAAGAGCAGGAGCAGATGTGTCTTAGAGCCCAAATTCAGATGGTTTTACataatttccctttttggtGATTTATATGAAGGAAATTGAGCCCGATTTGCAAATATTTCTGAGGAAAATTTACAAGAAACGGCAATGACAATAAATAGAGACAAATATGATGTGCGGTTTTGGGCAATGTGCGAAATAATTTCCCTCCAATTTCATACTCGATTCGATTTGTTACCATTTTTTTAATGTCCAATCGAGAAAGAAAAATCCTAGTATTTTCCATTGGATTCGTACTTGGTGCCCAAGCCAACATGAATTTGGAAAGAGAAAAACGTGGCAAGAGTTTCCataaagacattaaaaaaacattaaaaaggaaaagaagaaatacgTTCTAATTTTTCGTTGttaaataattttccatttttggaatGTGCAATTTCCTGGAATAAATTATTTGCATATCCCAATATTCATGCTctcaataggaaaaaaaaattaaaaaaatgttttattggtaggtttgtttttttttttctttagtcgATTCATTGGTAGGTAAGTAAGCTGGATTAAAACTACCTATTTAGATCACATCAACTTACCTACCCGGTTAATTGTCGCCTATCGGCCTTCCATCCCTTCCCCAAAAAGATACctagaacaaataaaaaaaatatccaaattaaAAAGCAAGGCTTAGTGGGTAAGAAAGCATAaagaaagtttttattttttcccctttttgacTGTCCTTCAaatgatttatttcttttctttgctttttcatttACAACTTTGGAGATATAATTACTTGCACGCAATGCTAAGTCTccaagattaaattaaattctCACCATATTAGGTAATAACATCCCACCAATAATCATCTAAGGTTTCCTTTATGCCTTGTAAATCCAAATGAAATAGGCGATTGAGTAAATGCACATAAATAGCGACCAAAGCTATATTTTTATAGGATGAATTTTACTCTACCCACATGCACCAAACCTAAGTCGAATACAAAAAGTAATGATTGTGAATCTCGTAAAGATTCAATGTTGCTAAACAAATATTGTTTCATTTGACGATCAATAATTaggtagaaaaaggaaatgagaggaTGAATCTCAATTTTCGgatcaattatatatatgttaaaTAGATCATAGCGATACATTAATTGTTCGAATATTTATCTAATCCGAAAAAGTAAAAGGAGAGTTCTCGACCCGCTAAAGATTCCATGGAGTGTGACTTTTGTAAGGCGACTACAAAAAGAGGCAGTGATCATAGATAAAGATGCCATCTTTCGTCCACTTTTTTGTTGCCTTCCTTGGAAAGGGATTAATGGAagttaatgaatttttcttttggtcgagaGAAAgtctttgaaattgaaaaatcacaaatgcTGACTTGAAATGATGGTCAACAACTTCAATAGGGGCATCTTCCTTCCTGTGACTTAGGATCTATTTGATAATACTCCCATAAATAactaattttattcttttattcctgacaataaaaaaaataacataaatatgtctataaatcttttgttcttggtaaccaaaattcttttttttttgttcttgaaaataaatttagaacaaaaaaaaattgttttcgagaataatttctacaataaagtattttttttcttctcttttcttctctttcttttatttccttttcttcttcttcttttacccAACCaccgacctcggccatggccatcGAATGGCCAGATGAGAGCCAACGACCCCGCTGAGCATCGCCAACCCCTAGTGACACTAAGCCACGGGAGGCTTGGCTTTGCTAGCCAGCACGAGGCTAGGCCTCACCAAAATCTAGCAAGATTGAGTCTCACGATGATCAGGCGAGCCTCCAGTAAGCTCGTTAAACCTCATCCAGTTGGTCACCGGTCACCATCATGGCCACCAAccggccacaaaggaggaagaacaagagaaaagaaaataataataaaagtattaaaaaattaaaagaaaaaaaaaatttaccaattctaccaaacgcatttccatcccaagaataaaaattttgaacaattaccaaatgctttcaaaaactcaaaaattattcttgaaaatagaattaaaagaaaaattcatttctcagcaaaaattatttctaaaaacatAATGATTATCGAATGCATCCTTAGAAAGCTTGTGattcgaatttttttgaaaatgtcaTGATCGGCCAGAGAAATTCACAAGTTTTCCGGTACCCTCTAGATCGGACTGTCATGATTAGAAAATACAATTTCTTGCAATTTCACAGCCAGATTTGGGAAAACTGAGTAATGTTGGAAAGGTTTTAATAATATGATCCAATTACACCTCTAATCAAGATTTCACGAGTTCGATCCGAGGTCAAACCGGGTCAAACCTTTAAAAAACTTTAGCTAACGGATGATATACCTACTAAATTCTCTAACAAATTGCTTACGGTTCCAAACAATATCTATAGTCTTCTCCAAGGGACAAAAGACAATCAAATGTTAGTTGATAGCCAAAATGTCGGGAAATCCATAATGCTCTGAATACGTACGAAAAGCCGATAGGCAGGAGTCGTGTTCTTGAATTTGTTCATGCCTCGGATGAGTTATCTGCGGCGGAATCGCTATCTTCGTGGCCATAGACATGTCCCATCTTCGAGCGCTTCGTCTCCAGATACCTTCTGTTCTCCGCAGTCAGAGGCGTCAATAACGGCACCCGACCGACTATGGCCAAACCATAGCCTTTGAGGCCTACATACTTGGCAGGATTGTTTGTCATCAGCCTCATCGTGCGTACGCCTATATCTCGTAAAATCTGCAGTGATTTGGTCACTGATCAACAACTCTTACTTTGCAATGAAAGACAGGAAAAGAAACGGGTGCGAAAAGAAATAGACCAAACAAGAGAAAGGGGATATGCAGCAGTCACAAAGCATAAGGGATGGGAGAAACTGCTTTTGCAACCAGGAGCGACCTTTCAAGCACATCAGACGGTGTAATCTGTAGTTTTATTGTACTCTAAAGCCATAAAGCAGAACTAGAAATCTGCTGCAAgttcaaaatcaagaagtttgTACCTCTTCCATAAAAAGGTTTGAACGTCTAGATACCCCGACAAGGCTAGAGCCAACATGTGATTCGCATGTGCGCTTTGATACATTGAAGGGGAGGAGATTAAATACCAAACAGAGAGCAGACAAACAAATAGCATACTCCAAACATGCTGTGCCACAATAACCAAGCTACATTAGAAACAAATATGGAAGCCCATATGATGGCACTAGAGAGAATGGGATTTTAGCACGTACCTGTGCACCGATGCCGTATTCTCTGGAGTCAACAGGTAATCCAAGTTCTTCGTTGGCTTCTACAGTGTCACGACCATCGTCTTGTAAGTTGTAAGCACGAAGCTTATGGCCCAAACCGATCCCTCTCCCTTCATGCCCACGGAGATACACTAGCACACCCCTCCCAGCTGCCTCGATTTGTTTCATAGCAAGCGCCAGCTGATTTCCACAGTCACATCTCCCCGATCCAAATATATCGCCTGTGAGACACTCGGAATGTACCCTCACGAGAATGTCGCGTCCATCTCCAATCTCACCCTAAAGGGATCAAAGTTCAAACCTCCTAATTCATTTTGACTTAATAAAGTACACACTGACTATCATGAGACGCAGcatttataaattaatatttgGTATTGACCAACAAAACTGTCCAATCTGTGGTCTATAGGATAAGCTTTGCTAGTCAGAAACTCAATGCACAAAACAGGATTATCATATGAGTTAGTTGCTACTTGGTGATGAGAATTCATGATTACTTTTGTTGGCTTCAGAAGTATCTATTACTTCTAGTAAATACCTTTCATCACTCTGTTGAAGAATTTTTGAAAACAACAAGAGCATTTCGGGGAGACAACTAACCAGGTCCATTACAACTGATAAGGCTTCTGCCATATGCTGACTTAATCATGTATGTTTAATACTAAAAACCTCAGTGAAACATCCTTATCAAGAGTCAAGAGCCTACCTCGATGACTGCATGACAATTTCTAGTATTAAACAGCATATGTAGAAAATTCTTACAAGCTTAGAATTTAGAGTTTATGTTTTGCTTGAGTTGGTGTTCCACATAGCTACTAAACTACTGGAAAATTGAGAATTTGCTAACCATCCAGGAGATAAACCTCCTCCATAGAGACAAACAGTCTATTTGATTTATATAGTAGAGAATGAAAACAAAATTCTCTGGAACGGCAATGGGGTCCTTCCCCAACCccctgaaaaataattatgataattCATTTTACTGAAAAGTACGTGCAGCGTTATCTAATGCAAAGCTCCCCTCGTTTTGTGGTGTGCATACTTGATAggctatatttttattttattgatttcaGCTATTATTTTAAGATCACTACATAGTGATTGGTTTTTTGATTCCCCTTCTCTCAAAACCCCCTGAGTACCACCCGCCTGCTTTTCtcatttgatatattttatCACCTTTGCTTCTGTCTCTGCTAAGGGATTGGTTCATCGATGAATTACAACCAAATGAACATCTTTGCAGGTGTGGACGGTCTTACAAACCCAACAATAGAAATTGAGTATTCTCAATCTTCAGGAGTTCTGATATTCCTCCCTCCACAGGCATAACATCTACTGATGCGCATAGATTATACTGAGAAAGTAAAATCAAGTAGAAAAAATTGTAACTACGGAACAAGAAGGACCAGTAATTTGGAATTTCCAACTACAGGTACTCTGAAAatagatatatatttttgaaacaaGATAAGAAgcatctttcatttttctcaaatcattaCATCCAAGGAAGTATAGTGGGTAGGccacattttgaaaatatatattatacaaAGCAGATGACCAGTCCATGTCCAGAATGAATTAAACAGACAGTTGAAGCCTACACCTAATGTCGTCCCATGTATCTTCATCCTGATGTAGGCCAATCAAACGAAAGTTACTAAAGACTCACAAATGAACATATTTCCAAGAACACgctaaaaattgatgaaaagtACAAGACAGCACCTCAGTAATGTCAAAGAAAACTTGCTATCTTTTGTATTTGGAAGTTTTTAAACCATATAAGTGATGGCAACCACAAAAAGAATGTAGTTATATGGTCAGACatcataacaagttttaaagGGGAAAGAACAGAGTTACAAACTATTTCAGTAAGCTGTTGCATCACATATAtcattatgaaaaatcaaaacactAGGCAAACTGAGAGATTATTCTAAATCATGCATCCGGTACCAGTTTCATAGTAACTTATGGAAATATTCTTTCGTTCTTCTGCAATGGCACTTACTTTAACCATGGCAATATGCTCAATCCCATCAAGCAGTGATCTATAACAAAAGGCCATGAAAGGCCCCCACATTGTGGGTATAGGGGCGACACCAGCCTGCTCCACCAACTTATCCCTTTTTCTTCTATATCTGCCATAAAAGGTGTAGACAATGAATTTTATCGCAATAAGCCAGAGAACACATATTCCAACATAAAAACCATATGCATGCCACACAGGAAACATGATAATGGAAGACAATCTTCCAAGTTCCAATAGCATCACACATCACCAAACCTTGGTGAGAATCTAATGCCCTGATTGGCAAAATATGGAAAGGCCCCTTCACAAGATCAACCTAAGGAGGGAGAGTTGCGGCCTAATACCTACTACACTGTTTAGTTTAAGTAATGCAATACCTATTAAACAGTTTAATTTCGTTAATGAGATATGTAATTAAGGGAAGAATAGCATTAGGATATCCAAAATACCCCTGAAATCATAATTGAAGGGAATATGATAATTATCACTTCGATAGTCAAtatttattgatgaaactaatgcCCCATATAAATTACCAGATATATAATATACCATATCAAAATATTTACCTAACATTTAATAATCTATTTATgattataatattaaattaagtgCATAACATGAAATTATGCTAAATTAGATATTATATTTTAGTAATCATCACTTTAATCGCCAATCATCCAGATATTACAatctaatatataatttttcatctatcattgaaaaattaattcatgattatgatttaaatttatcatataatacatttttacttagaaataaatattaattgtCGCATAACTAATAGTAtgattgaaataataattttatcacAATTTGAGCATCAATTAATGtgattttaatttatgaaaatttaaataaacataCCTAACAGGGAGCAGCTGCTATTATGCTGATTATCACATTATGCATCttcaacataataaaattatgCATTATCAAAGTAACGTAATTAATATTACATCAATCACAAAAATACTGCAAATGGATATAGTGAtatcaataattattttgaCGATAATTAATATCTATCATTCATAAAgtgaatgagaaaaaaagagagacaaaagtATTTTATGATGTAATAGCTATTACATGGATCATGTGTAATAGCTATTACTGCAAGCAAATGCTATAGTGGGTAATCAACCAGTGATAGAACTGTAATGTAATAGTCATTAGTACAACCAAACGTGCTGTTTACTATGAATCTGCATCATGCTTAAGAACAAAGTCTTCAACCTTGTTCCAAACATGACTTGAGCAATTAGATGAGGCATCTACCAAAGTCTAAGGATTGGGTGACTTAAAAGAAGGAACTTTAATTTGTATAAGTTATCTCTTCCAATGTACTTCTAATAACTCGAACACTTCTAACATCTCCATAGAGTCATAGTACTTCTTGATCCTATGCATGAGATTCCAAATGCAATGAATCGTCCACAGATGAAGCaagtgaccaaaaaaaaaatgcaaaacacaTCTAATTCCAGGAGATACAATCAAATATCAGATGACAGAAGTGCAGGGTACCACTAATAGCAATCTAAACTGCTGAATTTGTCAAGTCATAGCTTTGTTGACATCTGACTTACAGAGGAAGCCTCAATTCAGATTTCGCAAAGAAGATAACAAGATACAAAGGTGCTTAGTTGCTTGATTGTGGAAATTCTACAGGGAAAATCACCTCTCAGATTGGATGCTCAGAAAGGAGATTCACCATTTTACAACAGATGGCTGAAAATGACCACTCTGAAGGCGATTGAAGACTGTCTCAGCCAAAATCAAAGGGACgacaaacttaaaaaaagaaaaattgagcatGCAAAAAGGTGCAAAGTACCTGATTGAATCGgcaattgaaattattttcaggTTCATGCAATTAGGGTGCAAAAATACCTGATCAAATCAGCAATCGAAATTATCTTCAAGTTCTCTTTCAACGCAAATTGTCGAAGCTTTGGTAATCTGGCCATAGAACCATCATCATCCACTATCTCACATAAAACTCCAACAGGCTCCAACCCAGCCAACATCGCCAGATCAAGAGAAGCTTCTGTATGCCCAGCTCTTTTGAGAACCCCTCCTTCTCTATATTTCAGGGGGAAAACATGGCCCGGCCGATTAAAATCTTCAGGTTTCGAATCTTTTGA
This region of Eucalyptus grandis isolate ANBG69807.140 chromosome 8, ASM1654582v1, whole genome shotgun sequence genomic DNA includes:
- the LOC104415759 gene encoding bifunctional riboflavin biosynthesis protein RIBA 1, chloroplastic, giving the protein MASLGLRHPSSSVFSSSHCKHGVSTSASYLSKSGVFLRIPSKPCRLRGIGKATYAVLSGEDDLLPYSYKNGAASRKNVVIDEQALPKRVRVDSNGVAFGTLAAEITPNTQGFFPNEDVYDLDVPSEGFSSIPEAIEDIRQGKFVIVVDDEDRENEGDLIMAASLVTPEAMAFIVKYGTGIVCVSMREEDLERLQLPLMVTHKENQEKLCTAFTVSVDAKRGTTTGVSAHDRARTILSLASKDSKPEDFNRPGHVFPLKYREGGVLKRAGHTEASLDLAMLAGLEPVGVLCEIVDDDGSMARLPKLRQFALKENLKIISIADLIRYRRKRDKLVEQAGVAPIPTMWGPFMAFCYRSLLDGIEHIAMVKGEIGDGRDILVRVHSECLTGDIFGSGRCDCGNQLALAMKQIEAAGRGVLVYLRGHEGRGIGLGHKLRAYNLQDDGRDTVEANEELGLPVDSREYGIGAQILRDIGVRTMRLMTNNPAKYVGLKGYGLAIVGRVPLLTPLTAENRRYLETKRSKMGHVYGHEDSDSAADNSSEA